One Glycocaulis abyssi DNA window includes the following coding sequences:
- a CDS encoding M28 family metallopeptidase, with protein MLRFWTLTAAAALLAACGEPAANEPAAPAEAPVEEAAPETSTTDAGDWPPVGETSAEITADDLHFRISVLADDRFEGRAPGTESGERSAQWIADELARVGVQPAGTEGWYQPVPLIEATLDEERSTLDISINGEPMGLGMRRDAVYWTENPEEHVSIADTELVFVGYGVVAPEYGWNDYDGIDVEGKTVVILVNDPGYADPDAGRFNGEAMTYYGRWTYKYEEAGRQGAAGAIIVHQTEPASYGWDVVASSWSGPQFTLDMPPSDLVPVQGWVQLDVARRLFEATGQDFDALAEAAAEPGFTPVALEGATMSAELHTDLRRLTSNNVVGVIEGSEAPDEYVLLMAHWDHLGVRLNFAADNDIYNGAVDNATGTAAIMEMAEAFARGEQPRRSVLFVAVTAEEQGLLGSAWFGANPTVPLNSIVAGLNIDGELPVGRTEDVVVVGYGASQIEDILREEAEARGRYLTPDPNPEAGYFYRSDHVSLARVGVPMLYAGGGSVHVEHGRDYVERAALAYRVNRYHQPADEYNPDWDLSGLEEDSRLLYTVARRMADSDEWPNWYEGNEFRGLRDAMMENR; from the coding sequence ATGTTACGTTTTTGGACCCTGACAGCCGCCGCTGCGCTGCTGGCTGCCTGCGGCGAACCGGCTGCCAATGAACCCGCTGCCCCGGCAGAGGCACCCGTCGAAGAGGCCGCACCGGAAACATCGACCACTGACGCGGGAGACTGGCCGCCGGTTGGCGAGACGAGCGCGGAAATTACTGCTGACGATCTGCACTTTCGTATCTCGGTTCTCGCCGATGACCGCTTTGAAGGCCGCGCTCCGGGCACTGAAAGCGGAGAGCGGTCCGCCCAGTGGATTGCCGACGAGCTGGCGCGGGTTGGTGTCCAGCCTGCCGGAACCGAGGGCTGGTACCAGCCTGTGCCGCTGATCGAAGCGACGCTCGATGAAGAGCGCTCCACTCTCGACATATCCATAAACGGGGAGCCGATGGGCCTCGGCATGCGCCGGGATGCCGTCTACTGGACGGAGAACCCGGAAGAACATGTCTCCATAGCCGATACGGAGCTGGTCTTTGTCGGCTATGGCGTTGTCGCGCCCGAATATGGCTGGAACGACTATGACGGCATTGATGTCGAGGGCAAGACGGTGGTCATCCTCGTTAATGATCCCGGCTATGCCGATCCCGATGCCGGCCGCTTCAATGGCGAGGCGATGACCTATTACGGCCGCTGGACCTACAAGTATGAGGAGGCTGGCCGTCAGGGCGCAGCCGGGGCGATCATCGTCCACCAGACCGAGCCGGCGAGCTATGGCTGGGATGTCGTCGCGTCTTCCTGGTCGGGTCCGCAGTTCACGCTCGACATGCCGCCCTCTGATCTGGTGCCGGTGCAGGGCTGGGTGCAGCTGGACGTCGCGCGGCGCCTGTTTGAAGCGACCGGCCAGGATTTTGACGCGCTGGCAGAGGCGGCCGCCGAGCCTGGCTTCACCCCGGTCGCGCTGGAGGGCGCCACGATGAGCGCCGAGCTGCACACCGATCTGCGCCGCCTGACATCGAACAATGTCGTCGGCGTGATCGAGGGATCGGAAGCGCCGGATGAATATGTGCTTCTGATGGCGCACTGGGACCATCTCGGCGTGCGGCTGAACTTTGCCGCTGACAACGATATCTATAATGGCGCGGTGGATAACGCGACCGGCACCGCCGCCATCATGGAAATGGCCGAAGCCTTCGCGCGCGGCGAGCAACCCCGCCGCTCGGTGCTGTTTGTCGCTGTAACGGCGGAAGAGCAGGGCCTCTTGGGTTCAGCCTGGTTCGGGGCCAACCCGACCGTGCCGCTCAATTCCATCGTGGCGGGCCTCAATATTGATGGCGAGTTGCCCGTTGGCCGCACCGAGGATGTAGTGGTGGTCGGTTATGGCGCGTCGCAGATCGAGGACATTCTGCGCGAGGAGGCCGAGGCACGCGGGCGCTATCTGACGCCCGATCCCAACCCGGAGGCGGGCTATTTCTACCGCTCTGACCATGTGAGCCTGGCGCGCGTCGGCGTACCCATGCTCTATGCCGGCGGTGGTTCTGTGCATGTGGAGCATGGCCGCGACTATGTTGAACGCGCCGCTCTTGCCTATCGTGTGAACCGCTATCACCAGCCTGCGGACGAGTATAACCCTGACTGGGATCTCTCCGGCCTCGAGGAGGATTCGCGCCTGCTCTACACGGTGGCGCGCCGGATGGCCGATAGCGATGAATGGCCCAACTGGTATGAAGGCAACGAATTCCGCGGCCTTCGCGATGCCATGATGGAAAACCGCTAG
- the rarD gene encoding EamA family transporter RarD — protein sequence MATPADPSAAPVAPPAPTSGRLDAGRAGVAALSAYGIWGLSAAFYKFLDFASATEIVLHRAIWSVPLLALLVWMAGRTPSAWRLILDRRAMATLLLSAILIASNWWVFVWAINADRVLDISLGYFINPLMNVAVGVFIAGERFGRLRMIAVGLAVIGVVNQIVAVGEVPWIGLFLAASFTAYGYIRKTIATDGRVGLFWETLIISLPSLVALFFLEASGNGGSFLESPWQAILLILTGPMTVAPLLLFIIGARGLHFATIGLLQFVAPTLQFAVGIIWGEVFTFAHAITFAFIWAGLAVFTFDLLSSRKRALKQTAS from the coding sequence ATGGCCACACCTGCCGACCCGTCCGCCGCCCCTGTAGCTCCGCCAGCGCCCACGAGCGGGCGGCTGGATGCAGGCCGGGCAGGCGTCGCGGCCCTCTCCGCCTATGGTATCTGGGGCCTGTCAGCGGCCTTCTACAAATTCCTCGACTTTGCCAGCGCGACCGAGATCGTGCTGCACCGGGCCATCTGGTCGGTGCCGCTGCTGGCGCTTCTGGTGTGGATGGCAGGGCGCACGCCCTCGGCCTGGCGGCTGATACTCGACCGGCGCGCCATGGCGACCCTGCTCCTCAGCGCCATCCTCATCGCTTCGAACTGGTGGGTGTTTGTCTGGGCGATCAATGCCGACCGGGTGCTCGATATTTCGCTGGGCTATTTCATCAACCCGCTGATGAATGTGGCGGTCGGTGTTTTCATCGCGGGCGAGCGCTTCGGCCGTCTGCGGATGATCGCAGTGGGCCTTGCCGTGATCGGCGTGGTCAACCAGATCGTGGCTGTGGGCGAAGTCCCGTGGATCGGGCTGTTCCTGGCGGCCTCCTTCACCGCCTATGGCTATATAAGGAAGACCATCGCAACCGATGGCCGGGTGGGCCTGTTCTGGGAAACGCTGATTATCTCCCTGCCCTCTCTGGTGGCGCTGTTCTTCCTTGAAGCCTCCGGCAATGGCGGCAGCTTCCTTGAAAGCCCGTGGCAAGCCATCCTGCTGATCCTGACCGGACCGATGACGGTCGCGCCCCTGCTGCTCTTCATCATCGGGGCAAGGGGGCTGCACTTTGCCACGATCGGCCTTTTGCAATTTGTCGCCCCGACCCTGCAATTCGCGGTGGGGATCATCTGGGGCGAAGTATTCACCTTCGCCCACGCCATCACCTTCGCCTTTATCTGGGCGGGGCTGGCCGTCTTCACCTTCGATCTTCTAAGCTCGCGAAAACGCGCCCTCAAACAAACCGCGAGCTGA
- a CDS encoding alpha/beta fold hydrolase gives MSHPPMPPARRVNVGEVTLSVHEAGPKDGLPVLLLHGWPELALSWAAQIEALAGAGYRVIAPDNRGFGASDAPHEVSAYHVDRLTGDIAGLLDALGIEKAVIVGHDWGGILMWHAACLIPERFLGAVGVNTPHLPRGSKPPTDVFREMGGEEHYIVRFQEDAADGIFKGRESDFFDFVFGASFPSADIGKLPPSVTHLPKRFERFIERGGLKSEDDVVVPKEARAEYARIYAETGFRGGVNWYRNFDANWERMGGVDHRLSMPCLMISAECDYMLPPKLTAWMPALCKDLEMHVIENIGHWTQYEAPDALNAYLLDWLGRRFKGLPS, from the coding sequence ATGTCCCATCCGCCCATGCCGCCCGCCCGCCGTGTCAATGTGGGCGAGGTCACGCTCTCCGTTCACGAAGCAGGCCCCAAGGACGGCCTGCCCGTCCTGCTCCTGCATGGCTGGCCGGAGCTGGCGCTCTCCTGGGCGGCGCAGATCGAGGCACTGGCGGGCGCAGGCTACCGCGTCATCGCACCGGACAATCGCGGGTTTGGCGCGTCCGATGCGCCCCACGAGGTGAGCGCCTATCATGTCGACCGGCTGACCGGTGATATTGCGGGCCTGCTCGATGCACTGGGCATCGAGAAAGCGGTCATCGTAGGCCATGACTGGGGCGGCATCCTCATGTGGCATGCGGCCTGCCTGATCCCGGAGCGCTTTCTCGGCGCGGTGGGCGTGAACACGCCCCACCTGCCGCGCGGCTCGAAACCGCCCACAGACGTTTTCCGCGAGATGGGCGGCGAAGAGCACTATATCGTGCGCTTCCAGGAGGATGCGGCTGACGGGATTTTCAAAGGCCGGGAAAGCGATTTCTTCGACTTCGTGTTCGGTGCCTCTTTTCCCTCCGCTGACATCGGGAAACTGCCGCCCTCTGTCACCCATCTGCCCAAGCGGTTCGAGCGCTTCATCGAACGCGGCGGGCTGAAATCGGAGGACGATGTGGTGGTGCCAAAGGAGGCGCGCGCCGAATATGCGCGTATCTACGCGGAGACAGGCTTCAGGGGCGGGGTCAACTGGTATCGCAATTTCGATGCGAACTGGGAGCGCATGGGCGGGGTCGATCACCGGCTCTCCATGCCCTGCCTGATGATCTCTGCCGAATGCGACTACATGCTGCCGCCCAAGCTCACGGCCTGGATGCCGGCCCTCTGCAAGGATCTGGAGATGCATGTCATCGAGAACATTGGCCACTGGACCCAGTACGAGGCCCCGGACGCGCTTAACGCCTATCTGCTGGATTGGCTGGGGCGGCGGTTTAAGGGTCTGCCCTCATAA
- a CDS encoding type II toxin-antitoxin system PemK/MazF family toxin → MKRGDIVTVAMPGDFAKPRPALVLQADYFAQTSTVTIALISSTLVEAPLLRITLEPSEENGLRARSQIMVDKVMSVRRERVGKIIGKADSDTLLSVNRSLAVFLGFA, encoded by the coding sequence GTGAAGCGCGGCGATATCGTCACCGTCGCCATGCCCGGCGATTTCGCCAAACCGCGCCCTGCGCTGGTATTGCAGGCGGATTATTTCGCACAAACCTCCACGGTGACCATCGCGCTTATCTCTTCGACGCTGGTGGAGGCGCCTCTATTGCGGATCACGCTGGAACCGTCAGAGGAGAACGGGCTGCGCGCCCGCTCGCAGATCATGGTGGACAAGGTGATGAGTGTGCGCCGCGAGCGCGTCGGCAAAATCATCGGCAAAGCCGATTCCGACACGCTTTTAAGCGTGAACCGGTCTCTCGCCGTGTTTCTGGGCTTTGCTTAG
- a CDS encoding antitoxin MazE family protein, whose translation MGINERVSKHREALRAAGLRPLQIWVPDTRQPGFEEACREQAARTAEADRADAELNAFTDAALADLDER comes from the coding sequence ATGGGCATCAATGAACGGGTCAGCAAGCATCGTGAAGCCCTGCGGGCAGCGGGCCTGCGTCCCTTGCAGATCTGGGTGCCCGATACCCGCCAGCCAGGCTTTGAAGAGGCGTGCCGTGAGCAGGCGGCGCGTACCGCAGAGGCCGACCGTGCAGATGCAGAGCTGAACGCCTTTACAGACGCGGCGCTCGCCGACCTGGACGAGCGCTAG
- a CDS encoding LytTR family DNA-binding domain-containing protein, translating into MASDQGRAALPESPSTAMLRAMTAHNTPLDPQRRAERRAGLQAGLIFAAFASASVVVNALSINSELARGAAVFNPAQAWLLELTSLVVLLALVPAVIALDRRIPLALGWRVALPLHLIAALAFTTAHVWGMMLLRELLWPAVIGGSYTYFDLLVRDFIYEARKDFLTYATLVLVIRLARRIEDYRLELAEGHARAKGEALIVLKCGGRELRLPAAEIISAEAAGNYVEVSTPTGSHLARITLGGLETLLKEAGADPVRVHRSCLVARPAVREIIPGDSGDAVAVLSSGARIPVSRRYRSGLSGG; encoded by the coding sequence GTGGCTTCTGATCAGGGACGGGCGGCATTGCCGGAATCGCCATCCACCGCCATGCTCCGCGCCATGACGGCACACAACACTCCCCTCGATCCGCAGCGCCGCGCTGAACGCCGGGCTGGTCTTCAGGCCGGGCTGATCTTTGCTGCCTTTGCCAGCGCCTCGGTGGTGGTGAATGCGCTCTCGATCAATAGCGAGCTGGCGCGCGGCGCAGCCGTCTTTAACCCGGCGCAAGCCTGGCTCCTGGAGCTGACAAGCCTTGTTGTCCTGCTGGCGCTGGTGCCTGCGGTGATCGCGCTCGACCGGCGCATTCCGCTGGCGCTCGGCTGGCGGGTCGCCCTGCCTTTGCACCTCATCGCGGCGCTCGCCTTCACCACCGCCCATGTGTGGGGAATGATGCTGCTGCGCGAGCTGTTATGGCCCGCCGTGATCGGCGGCAGCTACACCTATTTCGATCTTCTGGTGCGCGACTTCATCTATGAGGCGCGCAAGGATTTCCTCACCTATGCCACGCTGGTACTGGTGATCCGCCTAGCTCGCCGCATCGAGGACTACCGGCTGGAACTGGCAGAGGGCCATGCGCGGGCCAAGGGCGAGGCGCTCATCGTGCTCAAATGCGGCGGGCGCGAGCTGCGCCTGCCTGCCGCTGAGATCATCTCGGCAGAGGCAGCAGGCAATTATGTGGAGGTGTCCACCCCTACCGGCTCCCACCTCGCGCGCATCACGCTGGGCGGGCTGGAGACGCTGCTGAAGGAAGCCGGCGCCGACCCGGTGCGGGTCCACCGCTCCTGCCTCGTTGCCCGCCCCGCCGTGCGCGAGATCATTCCGGGCGACAGCGGAGACGCGGTGGCCGTGCTTTCCAGTGGTGCGCGTATACCCGTCAGCCGCCGCTACCGGTCGGGCTTAAGCGGGGGCTGA